In Streptomyces dangxiongensis, one DNA window encodes the following:
- a CDS encoding aldehyde dehydrogenase family protein — translation MSEPHESSGPHDPHELVIVNPATEEVVATVPAATAEDVDAAVVRAARAQAGWAALAPADRAHLLRRFADVVDSHTEELAELEVREAGHTIGNARWEAGNARDLLLYAAGGAERLLGRQIPVPGGWNVTFQEPLGVIGVIAPWNFPMPIAAWGSFPALAAGNAVVLKPAETTPLTALRLAALALEAGLPEHVLQVLPGHGHTAGRALVDHPDVAKIVFTGSTRTGREIMQCCARLVKPVTLELGGKSPNIVFADADLEAALDPFSFLDNSGQDCCARTRILVQETVYEEARDLLAGALAAVVVGDPADERTGMGPLISRLQLDRVRSYVPEDAPALRGSAPDGPGFWFPPTVLTGERPGGRAAREEIFGPVAVLLPFTDEEDAVRLANDTPYGLSGSLWTRDLGRALRLSRAVRAGNLSVNSHSSVRYWTPFGGFKQSGLGRELGPDALTALTETKNVFLSTEGPAQ, via the coding sequence GTGTCCGAGCCGCACGAGTCGTCCGGCCCGCACGACCCGCACGAGCTGGTGATCGTCAACCCCGCCACCGAGGAGGTCGTCGCCACCGTCCCCGCCGCCACCGCCGAGGACGTGGACGCCGCCGTCGTACGCGCCGCCCGCGCCCAGGCCGGGTGGGCCGCCCTCGCCCCTGCCGACCGGGCCCACCTGCTCCGCCGTTTCGCCGACGTCGTCGACTCCCACACCGAGGAACTCGCCGAGCTGGAGGTCCGGGAGGCCGGCCACACCATCGGCAACGCCCGCTGGGAGGCCGGCAACGCCCGCGACCTGCTCCTCTACGCGGCCGGTGGCGCCGAACGCCTGCTCGGCCGGCAGATCCCGGTACCCGGCGGCTGGAACGTCACCTTCCAGGAACCCCTGGGCGTGATCGGCGTGATCGCCCCCTGGAACTTCCCCATGCCGATCGCCGCCTGGGGTTCCTTCCCCGCCCTGGCCGCCGGCAACGCGGTCGTCCTCAAGCCCGCCGAGACCACCCCCCTCACCGCGCTCCGGCTCGCCGCGCTCGCCCTGGAGGCGGGCCTGCCCGAGCACGTCCTCCAGGTGCTGCCCGGCCACGGCCACACCGCCGGCCGCGCCCTGGTGGACCACCCGGACGTCGCCAAGATCGTGTTCACCGGCTCCACCCGCACCGGCCGCGAGATCATGCAGTGCTGCGCCCGCCTGGTCAAACCGGTCACCCTGGAACTCGGCGGCAAGAGCCCGAACATCGTCTTCGCCGACGCCGACCTCGAAGCCGCCCTCGACCCGTTCTCCTTCCTGGACAACTCCGGCCAGGACTGCTGCGCCCGCACCCGCATCCTCGTCCAGGAGACGGTGTACGAGGAGGCCCGTGACCTGCTCGCCGGTGCGCTGGCCGCCGTCGTCGTGGGCGACCCCGCCGACGAGAGGACCGGGATGGGCCCGCTGATCTCCCGGCTGCAGCTCGACCGCGTACGCTCCTACGTCCCCGAGGACGCCCCCGCCCTGCGCGGCAGTGCCCCCGACGGCCCCGGTTTCTGGTTCCCGCCGACCGTCCTCACCGGCGAGCGGCCGGGTGGCCGGGCCGCCCGCGAGGAGATCTTCGGCCCCGTCGCCGTACTGCTGCCCTTCACCGACGAGGAGGACGCCGTCCGCCTCGCCAACGACACCCCCTACGGCCTCTCCGGGTCCTTGTGGACCCGGGACCTCGGCCGCGCCCTGCGCCTGTCCCGGGCCGTCCGCGCGGGCAACCTGTCCGTCAACTCCCACTCCAGCGTCCGCTACTGGACCCCGTTCGGCGGCTTCAAGCAGTCCGGGCTCGGCCGCGAACTCGGCCCCGACGCCCTGACCGCCTTAACCGAGACCAAGAACGTCTTCCTCAGCACGGAGGGCCCCGCACAGTGA
- a CDS encoding 3-oxoacyl-ACP reductase: protein MTTQRTDTVCRRLAGRTAVVTGAGSGIGLAAARRLASEGAHVVCADVDEPRGRAAADETGGLFVKTDVTDPEQVETLFRTAYDTYGGVDIAFNNAGISPPDDDSILETGLEAWKRVQEVNLTSVYLCCKAALPYMRRQGRGSIINTASFVARMGAATSQISYTASKGGVLAMSRELGVQFAREGIRVNALCPGPVNTPLLQELFAKDPERAARRLVHIPVGRFAEAEEIAAAVAFLASDDSSFVNATDFLVDGGISGAYVTPL from the coding sequence GTGACCACTCAGCGCACCGACACCGTCTGCCGCCGCCTGGCCGGCCGTACCGCCGTCGTCACCGGAGCCGGCAGCGGCATCGGACTCGCCGCCGCCCGCCGGCTCGCCTCCGAGGGCGCCCACGTCGTCTGCGCCGACGTGGACGAGCCCCGGGGCAGGGCCGCCGCCGACGAGACCGGCGGGCTCTTCGTGAAGACCGACGTCACCGATCCCGAGCAGGTCGAGACCCTGTTCCGGACGGCGTACGACACGTACGGCGGCGTCGACATCGCCTTCAACAACGCCGGCATCTCCCCGCCCGACGACGACTCCATCCTGGAGACCGGACTGGAGGCCTGGAAACGCGTCCAGGAGGTCAACCTCACCTCCGTCTACCTGTGCTGCAAGGCCGCCCTGCCCTACATGCGCCGCCAGGGCAGGGGCTCCATCATCAACACGGCGTCCTTCGTGGCGCGGATGGGCGCGGCCACCTCGCAGATCTCCTACACGGCCTCCAAGGGCGGCGTCCTCGCCATGTCCCGCGAGCTGGGCGTGCAGTTCGCCCGCGAGGGGATCCGGGTCAACGCCCTGTGCCCGGGCCCGGTGAACACCCCGTTGCTCCAGGAGCTGTTCGCCAAGGACCCCGAGCGGGCCGCGCGCCGCCTGGTGCACATCCCGGTCGGCCGGTTCGCCGAGGCCGAGGAGATCGCCGCCGCCGTCGCCTTCTTGGCCAGCGACGACTCCTCCTTCGTCAACGCCACCGACTTCCTGGTGGACGGCGGCATCTCGGGCGCGTACGTCACCCCCCTGTAG
- a CDS encoding FadR/GntR family transcriptional regulator: protein MSRETGRQEARAPGAGDRLAAVLRPVRAGNGFEEALEQILQIVRLGLVPDGGRLPAERELAGRLGISRVTLREVLKVLQDQGLVRARRGRYGGTFVLARTDAGGEDELRRRVAGTDIEDVLRFREVLEVGAAGLCAAHGLTGEQADRLRTALDRTRDAPLADYRRADTLLHLTLAELCGSPSLTAQYAAVRATVNDLLDCIPLLVRNLEHSQRQHTALVEAVLAGDADGAREMTREHCAGTAALLRGFLA from the coding sequence GTGTCGCGGGAGACGGGACGGCAGGAGGCGCGGGCGCCCGGCGCCGGCGACCGGCTCGCCGCGGTGCTGCGGCCGGTGCGGGCGGGCAACGGCTTCGAGGAGGCGCTGGAGCAGATCCTCCAGATCGTCCGCCTCGGCCTGGTGCCGGACGGCGGGCGGCTGCCGGCCGAGCGGGAGCTGGCCGGGCGGCTGGGCATCAGCCGGGTGACGCTGCGCGAGGTCCTGAAGGTGCTCCAGGACCAGGGACTGGTGCGGGCGCGACGCGGGCGGTACGGCGGAACGTTCGTGCTGGCGCGCACGGACGCGGGCGGCGAGGACGAACTGCGGCGGCGCGTCGCCGGGACCGACATCGAGGACGTGCTGCGGTTCCGTGAGGTGCTGGAGGTGGGGGCGGCCGGGCTGTGCGCGGCGCACGGGCTGACGGGCGAGCAGGCGGACCGGCTGCGGACGGCGCTGGACCGCACGCGTGACGCGCCGCTGGCGGACTACCGCCGGGCGGACACGCTGCTGCACCTGACGCTGGCCGAGCTGTGCGGCTCACCTTCCCTGACGGCGCAGTACGCGGCGGTCCGCGCCACGGTGAACGACCTGCTGGACTGCATCCCGCTGCTGGTGCGCAACCTGGAGCACTCCCAGCGGCAGCACACGGCGCTGGTGGAGGCGGTGCTGGCCGGGGACGCCGACGGGGCGCGGGAGATGACGCGGGAGCACTGCGCGGGGACGGCGGCGCTGCTGCGGGGGTTCCTGGCGTGA
- a CDS encoding helical backbone metal receptor, with translation MRAVSLVPSLTEAVAVTLPGVLAGATDWCERPADLDVVRIGGTKNPDVDRIVSLAPDLVIANEEENRAPDLAALRAAGLEVLVTEVRTVPQALTELDRVLTACGASGRPAWLAEAEAAWAALPEPVERRTAVVPVWRRPWMVLGRDTFAGDVLARLGVDHAYAAAPERYPCVPLHELRAAEPDLVVLPDEPYRFTADDGPEAFPGLPCALVSGRHLTWYGPSLARAPRVLAAALRAARR, from the coding sequence GTGCGGGCCGTCTCCCTCGTCCCGTCGCTGACGGAGGCGGTCGCCGTCACGCTCCCGGGGGTGCTGGCCGGCGCCACGGACTGGTGTGAGCGTCCGGCGGACCTGGACGTCGTCCGGATCGGCGGCACGAAGAACCCGGACGTGGACCGGATCGTCTCGCTGGCCCCCGACCTGGTGATCGCCAACGAGGAGGAGAACCGCGCCCCCGACCTGGCCGCCCTGCGCGCGGCGGGCCTGGAAGTACTGGTCACCGAGGTGCGGACCGTGCCGCAGGCCCTCACCGAGCTGGACCGCGTGCTCACCGCGTGCGGCGCGTCCGGGCGGCCGGCCTGGCTGGCCGAGGCGGAGGCGGCCTGGGCGGCCCTGCCGGAGCCGGTGGAGCGCAGGACGGCGGTCGTACCGGTCTGGCGCCGCCCCTGGATGGTCCTCGGCCGGGACACCTTCGCCGGTGACGTCCTCGCCCGCCTGGGCGTGGACCACGCGTACGCCGCCGCCCCCGAGCGCTACCCCTGCGTTCCGCTGCACGAGCTGCGCGCGGCGGAGCCGGACCTCGTCGTCCTCCCCGACGAGCCGTACCGCTTCACCGCCGACGACGGCCCGGAAGCCTTCCCCGGCCTGCCCTGCGCCCTGGTCAGCGGACGGCACCTGACCTGGTACGGGCCGTCGCTGGCACGGGCTCCACGGGTGCTGGCCGCGGCGCTGCGAGCAGCTCGCCGCTGA
- a CDS encoding gamma-glutamyl-gamma-aminobutyrate hydrolase family protein: protein MTVRPLIGVSTYLEAGARWGVWELEAALLPAAYPRLVQRAGGLAVLLPPDTPGRARAAVSRLDGLVIAGGPDVDPARYGAERLPRTGPPAPERDAWELALIDAALAAGVPVLGICRGMQLLNVALGGTLVQHLEGHVERVGVFGGHPVKPVPGTLYAGLVPEELTVPTYHHQAVERLGAGLVPSAYAADGTVEAVELPAERGCWVLGVQWHPEMGEDLRVMRGLVGAAS, encoded by the coding sequence ATGACCGTGCGACCGCTGATCGGTGTGAGCACGTACCTGGAGGCCGGGGCCCGCTGGGGCGTCTGGGAGCTGGAGGCGGCGCTGCTGCCGGCCGCGTATCCCAGGCTGGTACAGCGGGCCGGGGGGCTGGCGGTGCTGCTGCCGCCCGACACACCCGGGCGGGCGCGGGCCGCGGTGTCCCGGCTCGACGGGCTGGTGATCGCGGGCGGGCCGGACGTCGACCCGGCGCGGTACGGCGCGGAGCGCTTGCCGCGTACGGGGCCGCCCGCGCCGGAGCGGGACGCCTGGGAGCTGGCCCTGATCGACGCGGCGCTGGCGGCGGGCGTGCCGGTGCTCGGCATCTGCCGGGGCATGCAGCTACTGAACGTGGCCCTCGGCGGCACGCTGGTGCAGCATCTGGAGGGACACGTGGAACGGGTCGGCGTGTTCGGCGGCCATCCGGTGAAGCCGGTGCCGGGGACGCTGTACGCCGGGCTCGTCCCGGAGGAACTGACCGTGCCGACGTACCACCATCAGGCGGTGGAGCGGCTCGGGGCCGGGCTCGTGCCGTCGGCCTACGCGGCGGACGGGACGGTGGAGGCCGTCGAGCTTCCGGCGGAGCGGGGCTGCTGGGTGCTGGGGGTGCAGTGGCATCCGGAGATGGGTGAGGATCTGCGGGTGATGCGGGGGTTGGTGGGGGCGGCGTCGTGA
- a CDS encoding HAD family hydrolase, translated as MRQHLAWLLAAAAALAAAPTAPTTRPTDCPRLHGSWYGDNRARLQQVIDARGTCSGHTQAVAAFDWDNTVTRNDVTDATLSWALRHDRLPRPARWKDTSAWLTDAADRALTSACGTGAGTSLPTSARPRCTDEIVEIRENGTTMSGAPAFAGRWNHRRTVPQYAWVSPLFAGRTPADLASYARAARREALAAPVGATRALGTHTVPAYVRYYDQQRALIDTLRRAGFRVYVVSAGVEPVTEVWSRAVGVDAAHTLAIRPVLDRRGRITARTEGCGGVPGGRGAVIPYIDGKRCWIDEQVYGVRGARAWRRQPRERRPALAAGDADTDVTFVGDATGAHLVINRNKPELMCRAYDDADGRWLVNPMFLAPLPRRPAPYPCSTTAYTAPDGTRGPLRRADGSVLPDRPDTVY; from the coding sequence ATGCGACAGCATCTCGCGTGGCTCCTGGCAGCGGCCGCCGCCCTGGCGGCCGCGCCCACCGCACCGACGACCCGCCCCACCGACTGCCCGCGGCTGCACGGCAGTTGGTACGGCGACAACCGCGCCCGCCTGCAACAGGTCATCGACGCCCGCGGCACCTGCTCGGGACACACCCAAGCGGTCGCCGCCTTCGACTGGGACAACACGGTCACCAGGAACGACGTCACCGACGCCACCCTCTCCTGGGCCCTGCGCCACGACCGCCTGCCGCGCCCGGCCCGCTGGAAGGACACCAGCGCCTGGCTGACGGACGCCGCCGACCGCGCCCTCACATCCGCCTGCGGCACCGGCGCCGGCACGTCCCTGCCGACCTCGGCCCGGCCCCGCTGCACGGACGAGATCGTGGAGATCCGCGAGAACGGCACCACCATGAGCGGCGCCCCCGCCTTCGCCGGCCGCTGGAACCACCGCCGTACGGTCCCGCAGTACGCCTGGGTCTCCCCGCTCTTCGCCGGCCGCACCCCCGCCGACCTCGCCTCCTACGCCCGCGCCGCCCGCCGCGAGGCCCTGGCCGCCCCCGTCGGCGCGACCCGCGCCCTCGGCACCCACACGGTCCCCGCCTACGTCCGCTACTACGACCAGCAGCGCGCCCTGATCGACACCCTGCGCCGCGCCGGATTCCGGGTGTACGTCGTCTCGGCCGGCGTCGAGCCCGTCACCGAGGTCTGGTCCCGCGCGGTCGGCGTCGACGCCGCGCACACCCTCGCCATCCGCCCGGTCCTCGACCGCCGGGGCCGCATCACCGCACGCACCGAGGGCTGCGGCGGCGTCCCGGGCGGCCGGGGCGCGGTCATCCCGTACATCGACGGCAAGCGCTGCTGGATCGACGAGCAGGTGTACGGCGTCCGGGGCGCGCGCGCCTGGCGGCGCCAGCCCCGCGAGCGGCGGCCCGCTCTCGCCGCCGGGGACGCCGACACCGACGTCACCTTCGTCGGGGACGCCACCGGTGCCCACCTCGTGATCAACCGCAACAAGCCCGAGCTGATGTGCCGGGCGTACGACGACGCGGACGGCCGCTGGCTGGTCAACCCGATGTTCCTCGCCCCGCTGCCGCGCCGGCCCGCCCCCTACCCGTGCTCGACCACGGCGTACACCGCGCCCGACGGCACGCGCGGACCGCTGCGCCGCGCGGACGGCTCGGTGCTGCCGGACCGGCCGGACACGGTCTACTGA
- a CDS encoding LysR family transcriptional regulator, producing the protein MSEVEGRQACTASLAHRVPDLAALELLLAVARLGSLGAAAREVGITQPAASSRIRSMERQLGVALVDRSPRGSRLTDAGALVTDWARRVVEAAAAFDAGAQALRDRRDSRLRVAASMTIAEYLLPGWLLALHAQRPDTAVSLLAGNSARVAELLLAGEADLGFVEGLTMPVGLDSAVIAHDRLIVVTAPGHPWARRRRPLTPEELAATPLILRERGSGTRQVLDTALGGLARPLIELSSTTAVKASAVSGAGPSVLSELAVGEELATRRLVGIPVQDISLRRALRAVWPTGHRPTGPARDLLTLTNS; encoded by the coding sequence ATGAGTGAGGTGGAGGGGCGGCAGGCATGCACCGCGTCGCTGGCGCACCGGGTGCCGGACCTCGCCGCGCTGGAGCTGCTGCTCGCCGTGGCGCGGCTGGGCAGTCTGGGAGCGGCGGCGCGCGAGGTCGGCATCACCCAGCCCGCCGCCAGCAGCCGGATCCGCTCCATGGAACGGCAGCTCGGGGTGGCCCTGGTCGACCGCTCGCCGCGCGGCTCCCGGCTCACCGACGCGGGCGCCCTGGTGACGGACTGGGCCCGCCGGGTGGTGGAGGCCGCGGCGGCCTTCGACGCGGGGGCGCAGGCGCTGCGGGACCGCCGGGACTCACGGCTCAGGGTCGCCGCGAGCATGACCATCGCCGAGTACCTGCTGCCCGGCTGGCTGCTCGCCCTGCACGCCCAGCGGCCCGACACGGCCGTCTCGCTCCTCGCCGGGAACTCGGCCAGGGTGGCGGAACTGCTGCTGGCCGGCGAGGCCGACCTCGGCTTCGTGGAGGGCCTGACGATGCCGGTGGGCCTGGACTCGGCGGTGATCGCCCACGACCGCCTGATCGTCGTCACCGCCCCCGGTCACCCGTGGGCCCGCCGCCGGCGCCCGCTGACCCCGGAGGAACTGGCCGCGACCCCGCTCATCCTCCGCGAGCGCGGCTCCGGCACCCGCCAGGTCCTGGACACCGCCCTCGGCGGGCTGGCCCGTCCGCTGATCGAACTGTCGTCGACCACGGCGGTGAAGGCGTCCGCGGTCAGCGGCGCGGGCCCCTCGGTCCTGAGTGAACTGGCGGTGGGGGAGGAGCTGGCGACACGACGACTGGTCGGCATCCCGGTCCAGGACATCTCCCTGCGCCGAGCCCTACGAGCGGTATGGCCCACAGGCCACCGCCCCACAGGCCCGGCCCGAGACCTCCTCACCCTGACAAACTCCTGA
- a CDS encoding TDT family transporter — MVTAAQPLFRADRVRHLGPNWYASVMGTAVVGSAGVALPGTGHGSRGVLAAVWALSLLLLVVLLTARTLHWSRHRDQARAHLLDPATAPFYGCPAMALLAVGGGALTTGRELIGTRAAVTLDSVLFTTGTVTGLGAAVAVPYLMAVRHRAGVAEATPVWLLPLVAPMVSAAAGPLLVPHLPPGQPRETLLLGSFALFGLSLLAVLLMLPLVFARLITSGPLPPALTPVLFLVLGPLGQSTTAVALVADAAEGVVPAPYDRGLAVFAVLYGVPVMGFALLWLGLSVALVVRARRHGMGFTLAWWAFTFPVGTCVTGAAALARHTGLAVYDVLAAGLYAVLVAAWLAAACGTARGLLSGELLAAPRPAPVEPVPATARTRSGAVR; from the coding sequence ATGGTCACCGCAGCCCAGCCCCTGTTCCGCGCCGACCGGGTCCGGCATCTCGGCCCGAACTGGTACGCCTCCGTCATGGGCACCGCCGTCGTCGGCTCGGCCGGTGTCGCGCTGCCCGGGACCGGGCATGGCTCGCGCGGTGTCCTCGCGGCCGTCTGGGCGCTGTCCCTGCTCCTGCTGGTGGTGCTGCTGACCGCCCGGACCCTGCACTGGTCCCGCCATCGCGACCAGGCCCGCGCCCACCTCCTCGACCCGGCGACGGCCCCCTTCTACGGCTGTCCGGCGATGGCCCTGCTGGCGGTGGGCGGCGGCGCCCTGACGACCGGACGGGAGCTGATCGGCACGCGCGCGGCGGTCACCCTGGACTCCGTGCTGTTCACCACCGGTACGGTGACCGGGCTCGGGGCCGCCGTGGCCGTCCCGTACCTGATGGCCGTACGGCACCGTGCCGGGGTCGCCGAGGCCACCCCGGTGTGGCTGCTGCCGCTCGTCGCGCCCATGGTGTCGGCCGCGGCCGGCCCGCTGCTGGTGCCGCACCTGCCGCCGGGCCAGCCGCGCGAGACCCTGCTGCTGGGCTCCTTCGCGCTGTTCGGGCTGAGCCTGCTGGCCGTGCTGCTGATGCTGCCGCTGGTCTTCGCCCGGCTGATCACGTCCGGGCCGCTGCCGCCCGCGCTCACCCCGGTCCTGTTCCTGGTCCTGGGCCCGCTCGGGCAGTCCACCACCGCCGTGGCGCTGGTCGCGGACGCCGCCGAGGGGGTCGTACCGGCCCCGTACGACCGTGGTCTCGCGGTCTTCGCCGTGCTGTACGGGGTGCCGGTCATGGGGTTCGCGCTGCTGTGGCTGGGGCTGTCCGTCGCGCTCGTGGTGCGGGCCCGGCGTCACGGCATGGGGTTCACACTGGCGTGGTGGGCGTTCACCTTCCCGGTGGGCACCTGCGTGACCGGTGCCGCGGCCCTCGCCCGGCACACCGGTCTCGCCGTGTACGACGTCCTGGCCGCCGGCCTGTACGCCGTCCTGGTGGCGGCCTGGCTCGCGGCGGCCTGCGGCACCGCGCGCGGCCTGCTCAGCGGCGAGCTGCTCGCAGCGCCGCGGCCAGCACCCGTGGAGCCCGTGCCAGCGACGGCCCGTACCAGGTCAGGTGCCGTCCGCTGA